In a single window of the Bradyrhizobium erythrophlei genome:
- a CDS encoding sodium-translocating pyrophosphatase — protein MTALWVIVLCGALSIVYAIWATASVLKADAGNPRMQEIAAAVREGAQAYLKRQYMTIGMVGIVIFVLLAYFLGMLVAVGFLIGAVLSGSAGFIGMNVSVRANVRTAQAATTSLAGGLELAFKAGAITGMLVAGLALLGVTIYFAYLTHFLDLAANSRTVVDALVALGFGASLISIFARLGGGIFTKGADVGGDLVGKVEAGIPEDDPRNPATIADNVGDNVGDCAGMAADLFETYAVTAVATMVLAAIFFATSPLLVNMMTLPLAIGGVCIITSIIGTFFVKLGANQSIMGALYKGLIATGILSLIGVAGAINWLVGFGPLAGVKFTGMALFECGIVGLAVTGLIIWITEYYTGTEYRPVKSIAASSVTGHGTNVIQGLAISMESTAGPALVIIAGILVTYSLAGLFGIAIATTTMLALAGMVVALDAFGPVTDNAGGIAEMAGLPKEVRKATDALDAVGNTTKAVTKGYAIGSAGLGALVLFAAYNEDLKYFIANAVKFPYFQGVIPDFSLNNPYVVVGLLFGGLLPYLFGAMGMTAVGRAAGAIVEEVRRQFREKPGIMQGTDKPDYGKAVDLLTKAAIKEMIIPSLLPVLSPIVVYFAIYVIAGGGAAGKSAAFSSVGAMLLGVIVTGLFVAISMTSGGGAWDNAKKYIEDGHYGGKGSDAHKAAVTGDTVGDPYKDTAGPAVNPMIKITNIVALLLLAILAH, from the coding sequence ATGACAGCATTATGGGTGATTGTGCTCTGCGGAGCGCTTTCCATCGTTTACGCCATCTGGGCGACCGCATCGGTTTTGAAGGCGGATGCCGGCAATCCGCGGATGCAGGAAATCGCGGCTGCGGTGCGCGAAGGCGCGCAGGCCTATCTCAAGCGCCAGTACATGACGATCGGTATGGTCGGCATCGTGATCTTCGTGCTGCTGGCCTATTTCCTCGGCATGCTGGTCGCGGTCGGCTTCCTGATCGGGGCGGTGCTGTCGGGCTCGGCCGGCTTCATCGGCATGAACGTCTCGGTTCGCGCCAATGTGCGCACCGCACAGGCCGCGACGACGTCGCTGGCCGGCGGACTTGAACTCGCCTTCAAGGCCGGCGCCATCACCGGCATGCTGGTCGCGGGCCTCGCGCTGCTCGGCGTCACCATCTACTTCGCCTATCTGACGCATTTCCTGGATCTGGCCGCCAACAGCCGCACCGTGGTCGACGCGCTGGTGGCGCTCGGCTTCGGCGCTTCGCTGATTTCGATCTTCGCGCGGCTCGGCGGCGGCATCTTCACCAAGGGCGCCGACGTCGGCGGCGATCTGGTCGGCAAGGTCGAGGCCGGCATTCCCGAAGACGATCCGCGCAACCCCGCCACGATTGCCGACAACGTCGGCGACAATGTCGGCGATTGCGCCGGCATGGCGGCCGACCTGTTCGAGACCTACGCGGTGACCGCAGTCGCCACCATGGTGCTGGCCGCGATCTTCTTTGCGACCTCGCCGCTGCTGGTGAACATGATGACGCTGCCGCTCGCGATCGGCGGTGTCTGCATCATCACCTCGATCATCGGCACCTTCTTCGTCAAGCTCGGCGCCAACCAGTCGATCATGGGCGCGCTGTACAAGGGCCTGATCGCAACCGGCATCCTGTCATTGATCGGCGTCGCCGGCGCGATCAACTGGCTGGTCGGCTTCGGTCCGCTGGCGGGCGTGAAGTTCACCGGCATGGCGCTGTTCGAATGCGGCATCGTCGGCCTCGCCGTCACCGGGCTGATCATCTGGATCACCGAATACTATACCGGCACCGAATATCGCCCGGTGAAGTCGATCGCGGCGTCGTCGGTCACCGGCCACGGCACCAACGTGATCCAGGGCCTGGCGATCTCGATGGAGTCCACCGCCGGTCCGGCGCTGGTCATCATTGCCGGCATCCTCGTCACCTACAGCTTGGCCGGCCTGTTCGGCATCGCGATTGCGACCACCACCATGCTGGCGCTGGCCGGCATGGTCGTGGCGCTCGACGCCTTCGGCCCGGTCACCGACAATGCCGGCGGCATTGCCGAGATGGCCGGCCTGCCCAAGGAAGTCCGCAAGGCCACCGACGCGCTCGACGCGGTCGGCAACACCACCAAGGCCGTGACAAAGGGTTATGCGATCGGCTCGGCAGGTTTGGGCGCGCTGGTGCTGTTTGCGGCCTACAATGAAGACCTCAAATACTTCATCGCCAACGCCGTGAAGTTTCCCTACTTCCAGGGCGTGATCCCGGACTTCTCGCTGAACAACCCCTACGTCGTGGTTGGCCTGCTGTTCGGCGGCCTGTTGCCGTATTTGTTCGGCGCGATGGGCATGACCGCGGTCGGCCGCGCGGCCGGCGCGATCGTCGAGGAAGTGCGGCGTCAGTTCCGTGAAAAGCCCGGCATCATGCAGGGCACTGACAAGCCGGACTACGGCAAGGCGGTCGATCTTCTGACCAAGGCGGCGATCAAGGAAATGATCATCCCGTCGCTGCTGCCGGTGCTCTCCCCGATCGTGGTCTACTTCGCGATCTACGTGATCGCGGGCGGCGGGGCGGCCGGCAAGTCGGCGGCGTTCTCGTCGGTGGGCGCGATGCTGCTCGGCGTTATCGTGACCGGCCTGTTCGTCGCGATCTCCATGACCTCGGGCGGCGGCGCCTGGGACAATGCCAAAAAGTACATCGAGGACGGCCATTACGGCGGCAAGGGCTCCGACGCCCACAAGGCCGCGGTGACCGGCGACACCGTCGGCGATCCCTACAAGGATACGGCCGGCCCGGCCGTCAACCCGATGATCAAGATCACCAACATCGTCGCGCTGTTGCTGCTGGCGATCCTGGCGCACTAA